A window from Oncorhynchus mykiss isolate Arlee chromosome 9, USDA_OmykA_1.1, whole genome shotgun sequence encodes these proteins:
- the LOC110531418 gene encoding 5-hydroxytryptamine receptor 2C isoform X2 gives MVSTTTSTPHLTLKPINPYHGETTVPIDMLVGILVMPISLINILYDYVWPLPSALCPIWIYLDVLFSTSSIMHLCAISLDRYVAIRNPIEHSRFNSRTKAMMKIAAVWTISIGVSMPIPVIGLHNKDKVFVNGSCVLNEERFMLVGSFVAFFIPLVIMVVSYCLTIQVLQRQETVFLYERKTSSQQPLQPQATPSNHQSPPPNFLGLPINIEAPPPSRQGSLSCLKGAEPDRQTGLLSSSPSESISMIPSSGVASQLSSPAGRDARDSHGRRGMMQAIKNERRASKVLGIVFFLFLIMWCPFFITNVTYVLCQGSCNEPLLAELLNVFVWVGYISSGVNPLVYTLFNKTYRRAFSSYIRCQYNTGPMAGVSSKSLAVPTIQCPSHAVTPIFGHHGGNGKKGSVDRNSNCRNGGGGGGADGNGMIRGVEPDDPTDDGMRMDMECPGMMSELEPRMSELKLSVDSFCHAHLERTSSV, from the exons acTATGTGTGGCCCCTGCCCAGTGCTCTGTGTCCTATCTGGATCTACCTGGACGTCCTCTTCTCCACATCGTCTATTATGCATCTGTGTGCCATATCTCTGGATCGATATGTGGCTATAAGGAATCCCATTGAACACAGCCGCTTCAACTCTAGAACCAAGGCCATGATGAAGATAGCAGCTGTATGGACCATATCAATag GTGTGTCCATGCCTATCCCGGTGATCGGCCTTCACAACAAAGACAAGGTGTTTGTCAACGGCAGCTGTGTTCTGAACGAGGAGCGCTTCATGCTGGTTGGCTCCTTCGTGGCTTTCTTCATCCCATTGGTCATCATGGTTGTGTCCTACTGCCTCACCATACAG GTCCTCCAGCGCCAGGAGACCGTCTTCCTCTACGAGAGGAAAACTTCCTCCCAGCAGCCACTGCAGCCTCAGGCCACTCCCTCAAACCATCAGTCCCCACCTCCAAATTTCCTAGGCCTGCCCATAAACATTGAGGCTCCTCCTCCTAGCAGACAAGGAAGTCTGAGCTGCCTGAAAGGGGCGGAGCCTGACCGGCAGACCGGCCTCTTAAGCAGTTCCCCCTCGGAGAGCATCAGTATGATTCCGAGTTCGGGGGTGGCGTCCCAGCTGAGCTCTCCGGCAGGGCGTGATGCACGGGACAGTCACGGGAGGCGGGGGATGATGCAGGCGATCAAGAACGAGAGGCGGGCCTCCAAG GTGCTGGGGATCGTGTTCTTCCTGTTTCTGATCATGTGGTGCCCCTTCTTCATCACCAATGTCACTTACGTCCTCTGTCAGGGTTCCTGCAACGAGCCTTTATTGGCTGAGCTCCTCAACGTCTTTGTGTGGGTGGGATACATCTCCTCTGGAGTCAACCCATTGGTCTATACGTTGTTTAACAAGACATACAGAAGGGCCTTTTCCAGCTATATACGTTGTCAGTATAACACAGGGCCGATGGCAGGGGTTAGTAGTAAATCGCTAGCTGTTCCCACCATCCAGTGTCCGTCTCATGCGGTCACGCCCATATTTGGACATCATGGAGGGAATGGGAAGAAGGGAAGTGTGGACCGGAATAGCAACTGTCGGAATGGTGGTGGAGGGGGCGGGGCCGATGGTAACGGGATGATCAGAGGGGTGGAGCCTGACGATCCTACAGATGACGGGATGAGGATGGATATGGAATGCCCCGGGATGATGTCGGAATTGGAACCCAGAATGTCGGAGCTGAAGCTATCTGTCGACAGCTTCTGCCACGCTCACTTGGAGCGCACCAGCAGCGTCTGA